In Pseudorasbora parva isolate DD20220531a chromosome 9, ASM2467924v1, whole genome shotgun sequence, the following proteins share a genomic window:
- the rnf126 gene encoding E3 ubiquitin-protein ligase RNF126, with amino-acid sequence MAEAPPRPCRFFCHRCSEEISPRLPDYICPRCESGFIEELPGEGSAENGSTSTASNDQNRPSFENVDQHLFTFPHGYGQFALGIFDEGFDFRAGLPGEDNRDTENRREREMASRQRYMARQPRGRHVPRRQGVRHEGVPTLEGIIQQLVNGIIAPTAMPNMAMGPWGMLHSNPMDYAWGANGLDAIITQLLNQFENTGPPPADKEKIKSLPTVQINQEHVGAGLECPVCKEDYSAGENVRQLPCNHLFHNDCIVPWLEQHDTCPVCRKSLSGQNTATDPPGLSGMNFSPSSSSSSSSNSPSNENASNNS; translated from the exons ATGGCGGAAGCTCCCCCGCGGCCCTGCCGGTTCTTCTGTCACCGGTGTTCAGAAGAGATCAGCCCTCGACTCCCG GATTACATCTGTCCGCGGTGTGAGTCCGGCTTCATCGAGGAGTTACCTGGAGAAGGAAG TGCAGAGAATGGGTCCACGTCTACAGCCTCTAATGATCAGAATCGCCCCTCATTTGAG AATGTGGACCAGCACTTGTTTACGTTCCCACATGGATATGGGCAGTTTGCTCTGGGGATCTTCGATGAGGGCTTTGACTTTAGGGCAGGTTTGCCAGGGGAAGATAACCGTGACACGGAGAACCGCAGAGAACGGGAGATGGCCTCACGACAGCGTTACATGGCGAGACAGCCACGGGGACGACACGTTCCCCGGAGACAAGGGGTGCGGCATGAGGGTGTACCGACTTTAGAAGG AATCATTCAGCAATTAGTTAACGGAATCATCGCACCGACAGCTATGCCCAACATGGCGATGGGGCCATG GGGAATGCTGCATTCCAACCCAATGGACTATGCATGGGGTGCCAATGGATTAGATGCCATCATAACACAG TTATTAAATCAGTTTGAAAACACGGGTCCCCCTCCGGCAGACAAAGAGAAAATTAAGAGTCTCCCTACAGTCCAGATAAACCAGGAGCACGTGG GTGCTGGTCTAGAGTGCCCTGTTTGTAAAGAAGACTACAGCGCCGGAGAGAACGTTAGACAACTTCCATGCAATCATCTCTTTCATAACGACTGTATAGTTCCCTGGCTCGAGCAG CATGACACGTGTCCGGTGTGCAGGAAGAGTTTGAGCGGGCAGAACACAGCCACGGATCCGCCCGGCCTATCAGGGATGAATTTCTccccctcttcctcctcctcttcctcctccaacTCTCCAAGCAACGAGAACGCCTCCAATAACTCGTAA